Proteins from one Triticum aestivum cultivar Chinese Spring chromosome 7A, IWGSC CS RefSeq v2.1, whole genome shotgun sequence genomic window:
- the LOC123147108 gene encoding dirigent protein 20-like codes for MHQTLTGPNATEETSVQSPLGGGATFGQITVLDNELRDSPDRWRSSPLGRFQGLVAEAGLAGTPGLLSAANVVFTAGRHRGSTLAMLGTVQNLRATVERSVLGGTGEFRMARGYSSMVYMAGASTSNNDVYMIDFFVQV; via the coding sequence ATGCACCAGACCCTCACGGGTCCGAACGCGACGGAGGAGACGTCGGTGCAGTCCCCGCTGGGCGGCGGCGCGACGTTTGGGCAGATCACCGTGCTGGACAACGAGCTGCGGGACAGCCCAGACCGGTGGCGCTCATCACCCCTTGGCCGTTTCCAGGGCTTGGTCGCCGAGGCGGGGCTGGCGGGCACGCCGGGCCTGCTGTCGGCGGCCAACGTGGTGTTCACGGCCGGGCGGCACCGCGGGAGCACGCTGGCCATGCTGGGCACGGTACAGAACTTACGGGCCACCGTCGAGCGCAGCGTCCTCGGGGGGACCGGCGAGTTCCGGATGGCCCGCGGGTACAGCTCCATGGTTTACATGGCCGGGGCGAGCACGTCGAACAACGATGTCTACATGATCGACTTCTTTGTTCAGGTCTAG